Genomic segment of Umezawaea sp. Da 62-37:
TGTGGATCCCTGCTCAAGTCAGTCCGTTGTCAGCACCAGGAACTGATCGCCGTTGCCGAGCGGTCTCAACTGCGACGGGAGTCTGCCGCCGGCCCCGCTGTTGTCCTTTTCCGGAATGTACTTCACGCTCGAACGACTGCCATCCGGCTGTTTGCCGCCTTCCGCGCTGACCGCGAACGGGTACTCGTCCCGGTCGTCCCCCGGCCTGCCGACCTTGCTCCCGGGTTTGATGCCCTGCAACGACTGCTGTCGTCGTTTCTTCGCACCTCCGCGGTCGAGGGTCAGCAGTTTCGGCTTCGCCGTTTCCGACGTCCAGGTCCCGCCTTGCCAGACCACGCCGTTCTGCGCCTGGGTGACGTGCAGGGCGGATTCGGGGTGGCGGCTGCTGGACACGTAGACCTCGTAGGCGTACTTCGTGCCGTCCTCCGCCTCGGCCTGCCGATAGGCCTCGTTGCGCGCGTCGACGCCCGCCTGCATCACCGCGTCACCGACCCCGTCCCCGATCTCGTCCGAAATGGCTTGGGTCACCTGGCCCGCGGCCTTGACGGTGTCGTTGCCGGTCACCGCGCCGACCGCCTCCACGAGCCCACCCACAAGGCTGGTACCGGCGTCGATGGCCGCGTCGGCGGGGTTGTCCAACGTCCGTGCGGCCAGTGAGGCGATCTCCCCGGTCGCCCGACGTCCGGTGGGACTCGACCAGAAGACGCGCTGCGCCTCGCCTGCCGCCTGACCGGTGGTGGTCACCGGGACGAGGCGCGGCGGAACGATCGGGGCGTTCAGCGACGCCGCGCTCGGCGTTCGGAGGGGTTGGCCGTTCACCGCGTGGAGTTCCTGGAACTGCCGTTCCGTCAAGGCTTGCCGCTCGGCCTGGTCCTCGGCGCGGTCGAGTTGGCTGTTCGGCTTGCGCCGTTCGGGTTCCGGCCGGGGCGCCGGGGCCTGCTTGACCGCGGCCACCTGTCGCAGAGGTGTCTCGTGAGCCGGACGGACCTGCTTCTGCTTCGCTTCGGCGATCCGGCGGGTCAATCCGCTTCCCGGCGCGCCGCCGCGCTGGCTTTCGGCGTAAGCCGCCCGCGCCGAGGCGGTCCGCTGCAACTCCTGGGTCGCCTTCTGCTTCTTGTCCTGGAACTGCCGGTCGGTCTTGGCCTGCCGCTCGGCCGCCGCCTCGGCCAGGCGCACCGACTGCGGTAGGGGTTTGGCGGCCTTGGGTTTCGACGCCTGCTTGGCCGCCGCCGGTTTCGTCGTGAAGGGTTTGGTGGTCTTGGGGGCGCGTTTCGCCTGGGTGATCGGTTTCGGCTGCGTTCGGGCGGCCTGCTTCACCAGCGCCGCGGGCTTGGGAACGGCCTTGGGCTTGAGCACCGGCTTGGGTTTGGGAATCCGTTTGGCCTGGGGTACGGGCACCAGCCTGGGCTTGGGTTTGGGAACCCGCTTGGCCTGGGGCTTGGGCACCGGCTTGGGCTTGGTGGTCTTCTGGGCCAGGGGTTTCGGTTTCGCCACGCGTTTCGCCTCGGTGGCCGGTGCCTTCTTCGCGGCCGGTTTCGCCGCCGCCTCGACCGCCTTCGGCACCACCACGGGAGGTTTCACCGCCGGGGGCTTCGCCGCCGCGTCGGCGTCCTGGGCGCCCAGCACTCCGAAAGCCACGGTCAGGAACCCACCGGACACCGCGTACAGCGCTGCCCTGCCCATCGACACTCGTCCGGTCGTCATCAGCCGCTCCCCCTCTTCCCCGCGGTCGCGCTCCCGTCCCCGATGCGCGAGACCGCCAGGAAAGACCCGTCCCGTCCACGGGCCGTACAACAGGAGTCCCCGACCGCTGGACCGCGGGTGTACCGGCGTTCAGCGCGCGGTCGGCGTCGCGAGTCCGACGAGCTTGGTGAGGAAGCGGTCGATCTGCTGCTCGACGGGCGGCCACGGCAGGTTCGGTTCGTTGATCCGCAGCGAGAGCATGCCGATCACGGCGGCGCGGAGGTCGAGCGCCACCGTGAGCGCGTCGTCGGGCGGGGCGGTGCCGGCTTCCATGCACTCCTGCACGGCCTGCGCGGTGCGGGTCAGCAGCACCTCTTTGAACGGCATCCCAGGGCGTCGGCTGGCCTTGCTCTCGTGCATGACCTTGTAGAGGCCGGGATGTTCCTGCGCCCAGGCCGCCTGCGCCAGGATCCGCGCGCGCAGCCGTGACGCCGGGGTCTCGTGGCCCGTCTCCGCACGGGCGGCGGTTGCCAGCATCTCGTCGTGGCAGTGCTGCATCGCGGCCAGCACGAGCGCGTCGCGGTCCGGGAAGTACAGGTAGACCGAGGTCGGCGAGATCGACAGCGCGCGTGCGACCGCTCGCAGCGACAGCGCCTCGTCGTCGGCCAGTTCGTCGAGCATGCGCACCGCGCTGGCGACGATCTCGTCCCGCAGCAGCTCGCCCTGCCCGCGGGCGTTCGGACGCCGAGGACCCGTCGGACGGGGTCTCGGGGTGCCTGCCATGGACGCATCCTCCCACCCGCCGCCCCTTGCGGGACGGCCAACCATGAGAATACGGTCGTACATGCAAGGACACCTGTCCACTAAAAGGGGAAATCATGCCGGTCACGCTCGACGAGGCTCACGAACTGATCAGGAGCGCGCACCGACGGGCGGACGAGTTGGGCGCCCGCGTCACGGTCGCCGTCGTCGACGAGGGCGGGCACCTCCAGGCTCTCGGCCGGATGGACGGCGCACCGCCGCTGTCGGCCGAGATCGCCACGCACAAGGCGGCCAGCGTCGCCCTCGTGCGTCGCGACGGTGCGGAACTGCGCCGGATGCAGGAGGCCTGGCCCGCTTTCTTCACCCAACTCGACCGGGCCGCGGGTCGTCCCATCCTGGCCGGTGCGGGGTCGATGCTGATCCGGCGAGCCGACAGCGTCCTGGGCGCCGTGGCGGTCAGCGGCGGACTGCCGCAGCACGACGACGACTGCGCCGAAGCCGGACTCGCCGGGCTCAGCGGTTGAGCATCCCCGTCGCCCGAGGGCGAGCCGGTGATCAGTCGACCCGGACCCAGAAGTCCGAGGGACCCGGCTCGAAACCCTTGCCCCTCACCAGTTCCGCCGTTTCGGCGAAGCGCCTGGCCACCTTCGCGGGTGCGTGGGCGTCGCTGCCGAAGGAAACCGCCGTGCCGCCCTCCTCGCGCCACCAGCCGACCACCTCGCCGTCCGACGGCGCGGTCGTGTTGACCTCCAGTGCCCGACCGGAGTCCGCGAGCGCCCTGAGCACCGCCCGGACCTCCACCTCGTGGGCGCGGGCGTCGTAAGGGCCCGCGCTCGCGGGCCACGAGCGGACGGGGTAGTCGAGGTGGGCCAGGACCTGGAAGGCGTCGCACGATTCCACCATCCGCAGCACTTCGGCGAGGTAGGCGCGCACGGTCTCGTCGGCGGGCCGGGTCGTGAGCAGCTCGTCGACCATGACGTCGCCCTCTGGTGTGCGGATCGAGTGCACCGAGCCCAGCACGCGCTCGAAGTCGCCACCGGCCAGCAGGTCCGCCACGCGGTCGGCGTGCCAGTGCGGTTCGCTCAGCTCGACCCCGGTCCGGATGACCAGGCCGGGGAACAGTTCCCGGCAGCGGCGCACGGCGTCCAGGTAGCCGGGGACGTCCAGGTCCGGCGGCCGCAGCAGCCCGTCCGCCCCGAGGCGGGCGCGGAAGCACTCCGGCAGCCGGGGAACCAGGCCCGAGCCGACGGTCCACGTCGTGAGGTCGCCGTGCTCGGTGAAGGAGATCGCGGGCAGGCCGAGGTCGACGGCGCGGGCGCAGGCCAGTCGCATCGAGCCCTCGCCGGCTTCCCAGGACCACTCGGAGTGCACGTGGCCGTCAGCGGGCAGCATGCGACCGACGGTAGAGGACGCCGTGTCTCGCGAAGCCCGACCGGTCAGTCCCGGAGAACGCCGTGCGCCCGGTACCACTCCCGGACCTGCGACAACACCAGCGGATCGTGGGCCAGGTCCGGGTGGCCGCGGCCCGCGTGGACGTGCAGGGCGTTCGGCGTGCCGCTGTCGGTGAGGATGCGGGCGAGCGCCTGGTCCCAGGACAGCGGGACCACGGTGTCGGCGTCGCCGTGGTGCACCTGGTACGGGGTGGTGATGCGCGCTGCCAAGAGGGGGTCGGTGGGGCCGATGCCTCCCGAGGTGTGCGACGCGGCCCGGAAGACACCGGGGTGCGTGCCGAGCAGTCGGATGGTCACGAAGGCGCCCATGCTGTTGCCGTGCGCGGCCACCCTGGCCATGTCGACCACACCGACGCACGTCAGCAGCTGCCGGGTCTTCTCGGCCCGCTCGACGTTGGCCTGCGAAGCCCCGTCCGGCCCGTCGGGGGCGTTGCCGCGGTCGACCGCGTCCGGGGCGTGGGTGTAGTTCGTGGCGATCGCGACCACGCCCCAGCCGACCACCGTGCGCGCGATCCGCGCCGAGTAGGTGCCCGCGTCGCCGTTCCTGCCGTGGCTGATCACGACGGCGGGGTGCGGTCCGGCGCCTTCGGGCGTGAACAGCACACCCTCCAACGCGTAGCGCACGCCCTCGTCGGTCGACCGGTAGGTCCAGGTCGCGCCGCCGACTGATCGGGCGTCACCGAGCACGGCGAACGCGGCGCAGTCGGGCATCGCGCCCCTGGCAGCGACGGGTGGCGGGCCCGTGAGGCACGCCATGACACCGAGCAGCACCAACGCCGTTCGGAACACCGCCACCTCCCCCGCTGACCCGACTGCCCGCATCCGCGCACCGGCACCCGACGCCATCCACGTACAAACAGGACGTGGTTGCCGTGCCTCGTGCCTCATACGTTTGATCCGTGCGCCATGCCATCGTCGGGGACAAAACGCAGGCAGTCGACCGGTTCATCCGCGACAACTCGATCGAGACCGTCGAACTCGCCGTCGTGGACATGATGGGGGCGATCCGGGGCAAGCGGGTTCCCGCGGCGATCTTCCGGCAGGGCGGGGAGTTCGCGATGTCGTCGGGGGTGTTCTGCCTCGACCACGGCCTCGACGTGCTGCCGCCCGTGGGCCGGTACAGCTGGGCGAGCGGTTACCCGGACGTGTTCCTGGTGCCCGATCTGACCACCCTGCGGCTGGTTCCCTGGCGCCCAGGGGCGGCGCTGGTGTTCTGCGACGTCGTCGACCGGGCGGGTGAGCCCGATCCGCTCGACCCGCGTCACGTGCTCCGCCGCGCGCAGGACCAGGTCCGGCAAGCGGGGTTCGACCCCGTGGTCGGGCTGGAGACCGAGTTCTACCTGCTCGATCCGGACACGCTGCTGCCCCGCCACTCGCGGAACCCCATCTACAGCCTGCACGACGACTCCTACCTGTGGCCGGTGATCCGGGACGTGCGGGCGGCGCTGGAGGCCGTGGGTGTGGTGGTGGAGGCGAGCGGGGCGGAGTACGGGGCCGGGCAGGTGGAGATCACCCTCGACCACTCCGCGCCGTTGGTCGCCGCCGACGACCTGCTGTTCTTCCGCTACGCGGTCAAGCAGACCGCGGCCGTGCACGGCTACCTGGCCACGTTCATGGCCAAGCCGCGGGCGGGGTCGTCCGGGAGCGGTCTCCACGTGCACCAGAGCCTGCGCCGCCGGGACACGGGCCGCAACGCCTTCTGGGACGAGGAATCCGCGGGACTGGGCGAGGAGGCGCTGTCCTACCTCGCCGGTCTGCTGCGCCACGCCGCCGAGACGTGCCACGTCGCCGTTCCGACTCCCAACGGGTACAAGCGATCGGTGGGCTACTCGTTCGCGCCGACGCACGCCACGTGGGGGTTCGACCACCGTTCCGTCGCGGTGCGGGCGCTCGTGCACGGCGACGGCGGCACACGGCTGGAGCACCGGGTGGCGGCGGCGGACGCCAATCCCCACCTCCTGGTGGCCACCCAACTGCTGGCGGGTCTCGCCGGGCTGGAGGAACAGCTCGAACCGCCGCCCGCCGCGACCACCGACGTGTACGCGGGCAACGACGCCGAGCCGCTGCCGCGGAGCGCCGCCGAGGCCGTGATCCGGTTGGACAGCAGCAAGTTCGCGCGATCGGCGCTGGGCGAGGAGGTGACGGCGTTGCTGTGCCTGCTCGGACGGGCGGAGCAGGCGGCCGCCGACGCCGAGGTGACCGACTGGGAACGGCGCCGCTACCTCGAATCGGTCTGAACACCACTCGTCCATCACTCGACAAGGTGGGGTACGTCCATGTGCGGTGTCGTCGGCTTCGTCAACAGCGGCAAGCGGAAGGAGGAGCGGATCACGAGCCTGCGCCGGGGTATCCGGGCGATCGCCCACCGCGGACCCGACGAGGCGGGCGTCTACGACGACGCGGAGTTCAGCCTGGGCACGGTCCGGCTGTCGGTCATCGACCCGCTGCTCGGCAAGCAGCCGATGGTCACGGCCGACGACCGGTTCGTGCTGGGCTTCAACGGGGAGATCTTCAACTACCTGGAACTCCGGCGGGAACTGGAGGCGCGGGGAGTCGCGTTCGCCACGAGGTCCGACACCGAGGTCCTGCTCCACAGCCTGGTGGTGTGGGGCGAGGGGGCGCTCGACCGGCTCAACGGCCAGTTCGCGTTCGCCTTCTACGACCGGGAACGGCGCGAACTGCTGCTGGGGCGCGACCCGTTCGGGGAAAGGCCGTTGTTCTACACCGAGCAGGGCGGCGCCTTCCACTTCGCCTCCGAGATCAAGGGGTTGTTCGCGTTCCCGGACGTGCGCCGTGAACTGTCGGCCGACGGCGTCCGGGCCAACGGGCGCTACTGGACGCCGGTGCCCGGCGAGTCGTGCTTCACCGGTGTGCGCAGCCTTCCGCCGGGGCACGTCGCCCGCGTCGGACCCGGCGGGGTGGAGCTGTCGCGCCACTTCGAGGTGCCGGTCGACCGGGGCAGACGCCCGCAGCCGGGCCTGACCTTCGAGGACGCGAAGGCGGAACTGCGCGACAGGCGCGACGAAGCGGTGCGGTTCCGGCTGCGCGGGGACTACCCCGTTCCTCGGGTTCGGCACGACCGCGCCCGCCGACCCCATGCCGGTGACGAGCGGCTACGGGTTGCAGTACTGGGAGCAGTGGGTCAGGTACGTCCTCACCCGCGACCCCGGTCACGACTCCCTCGACGTCGATCCCCGCGATCCCGGCAAGTGGCTCGACCGGATCAGCCGACTGTCCACTCTGGAGGATCGCAACGACGTGGACCTCCCGCCGTTCGCCCGCGCGAGCGGCAAGCTGATCCTGCTCCACGGCGCCGCCGACGAACTGGTCTCCCACCTCTCCACGAACGACTACTACCAACGGGTGCGGCACCTGCTCGGCCCCGTGTCGGCCCGCGAGTCCACGCGCTACTACGTCGTTCCGGGGGCGAACCACGCGAACTTCGGCACGCCGGCGTTCGCCGCGGGCTGGGACTCGCTCTCCGCGCTCGAACGCTGGGTCGAGAGGGGACGGCCGCCCGTGAACCCGGTCGTGGCCGACGTCAACCACGACCGGACCCGCCCCCTGTGCGAATACCCGACCTGGCCCCGGTACCGCGGCGGTGACGCGGACAGCGCCTCCAGCTTCACCTGCACGCGGTGACCGTTTCCAGGAACGCTGTTGTCACCACCGGGCGGCCGGGGGCGTGCGGCCGCGTTCCACAACGGCCGAACCCTCGCGTTCGACTTCGGACTTGCCGCACCGACCCCGCCCCCTGCTCGCCGCAGGCTATTTCCGGCCAACGGCCACGCGATCGGGGTGCGGGGTGAGATCCTTCCACCATGGCCGTCGCTGATGATCTCGACCGCGCAACCGACTCGCAGTGGGACTGGGTCGCCGAGCACACCCGTGGATACCTCGCCTCGGGCGGCACCGAAGGACACGAGTCGAACGGCGTCCTCACCCTCGTGCTCGCCACGACCGGACGCAAGACCGGTATCGCGCGCCGCACGTGCCTGATCTACGGCACCGAGGGTGAGGACTTCGTCGTCGTCGCCTCCAAGGGCGGCGCCGACGACGATCCGGCCTGGTTCAAGAACCTCCAGGCGGACCCGAGCGTCGGGGTGCAGGTCGGCACCCGCCGGTTCACCGCTCACGCCCGCGTCGCGTCCCCCGCCGAACGGGAAGTCCTCTGGGCCCGGATGGCGGCCATCTTCCCGTTGTACGAGGAGTACGCGGAGAAGACCCAGCGGGAAATCCCGATCGTCCTGCTCACTCCGCGGGACTGACGCCGGCAACCGTTCGGCGGTCGCCTAGTGGGAAGCGGGGCCCCAGAGCGGCACGCCCGCGTGCGCGTCGCCGACCGAGGAGTCGGCGTACACGTCAAGGGTGTCCCAGGGGTCCTGCTCGTCACTGATGAGGTGGGACACTATCCGCAGGGTCGGCCACGCCTCCCCGTGGACGGTGGTGTCCTGGTTCAGGCACTGGACACCGCCTTCGACGTCCCAGCAGTCCCAGTCGGAACCCTCGTAGTCGACGACCTCCAACGTGGTGGACACGAAGACGGACAGGTCGTCGTCGAGTTCGTAACCGGTGTTGGTGACGACGACGTCGAACAGGGACGTGCTGGCGTTGGACGTGTGCCACACGCCTTCGAGACCGTAGTCGGGTTCGTCGAACACGGTCATGTTGTAAACCGGGACCAATTCGACGGCGAGCCGGTTCGATTCGTCGGCACTCGCCACACCGGACGAGAAGAAGCCGGTGCACACCGCGAGCGCGGCGACCATGGCAATACGTCGAGACAAGTGGTCATCCCCCTGTGTTGACAGTTCGCCGGTCCATCGGCGCATGCCGGATGAACCCGGCGAAACACGAAAACCCCATTCACGAATTGGTCCCCTCGAACCAACGGAAGCTAAGACGCGCATGGTCCGGAGGGGTTGCGCGGGTCGCTTCGGGAACTTCGGGAGCTTCGGCCGGTGGATCGGTTCGATGCGGGCCGCCCGACGTCAACCGGCACGGAGTCGTCCGTCCACAATGGACGATCGCCTGACGACGTTCACCCGACTGCGCAACGGGAACCCGTCTCCGGTGATCAGGTGCGGTCGGGCGCGGCGTGGGCCAGCAGGAGTCCCTCGACTCCCCGCAGGAAGGTCTCGCAGATCAGCGTCGGGTCGAACAGGCAGCCCGCGGCCATGGCGCCGTCGCGCAGCATGACGTAGTGCCGGGCGGCGGGTTCGGCGGACTCCTCGCGGACGCGCGCCAGCAGTTCCACGAGGGTCTCCAGGAACCACTGCCGGTGGGCGAGGGCGGCCTTGTGCACCGGGTGGTCGGGAGCGGAGTACTCCGCCACGGCGTTCAGGAAGGCGCACCCGCGGAAGCCCGGTGACCGGATGCCCTGCGCGATCGACTCACCGACGGCCCGAAGGGTGTCCATCGGCGACAGTCCCGCCGCGACGGCCGCGGCGACTTGGCCGCGAATGGCCCGATCGGCCCCGCTGAGGTAGGCGAGAACGAGGTCTTCCTTGCTGGGGAAGTGCCGGTAGAAGGTCGCCCGCGTCACCTGCGCCTCGGAGAGGATCCGGTCGACGCCGACGGAGTGGATCCCCTCCGCGTAGAAGATCCCGCTCGCCGTGGTGAGCAGCCGGGTTCGTGCCTCCGACGGCCGGCTCTCGGGTTCGCTGCGCGCCATGGCGCCCATGATAACGAAAGAACGTTCGGTCTTCCATTCGGAGGCGGTGGGTGCTCCCCCCTGCCCGCCTGTCGCACGGGAGGACCGACCGGGGCGGCCACCGGACACTCCCCCGCGCCGGGTCGTCGGCGATCGGTGTCGACCGGACCGCTGGACGAAGGCGATTCCGACGGATTTCGCACTCGCGCTTTCGAACCGACGACCCTGATGACCGAATTGTGCAAAATGCGTGTGAAGTGAACCAGTGGCGGCGAAAGAACTCCGAGTCGCGGTGAAAATGCCTTGACATGTTCGCCGAGACGGCGTCACGTGAATTCTTCGATTGGATCGGCTCGTGGTGGTGGGAAATTCACATGCGAAAATCGACGAATGTCGTATTTGCGGCGAATGGCCGCAACAGGGCCGCAAAACAGGGTCGGCACGTCACCGCGGTGACGTGCCGACCCTGAATGGGAAAAAACTGGGAACGGTCAGTCCAGGGCCGCCAGCAGGTCGGCGATCAGGTCGTCGGCCGATTCGATTCCCACCGACAGGCGGACCAGGTCGGCCGGGACCTGGAGCGGGGAACCCGCGGTGCTGAGGTGCGTCATGCGGCCGGGGTGCTCGATCAGCGACTCGACGCCGCCCAGCGACTCCGCCAGGGTGAACAGCTTGGTGCGGGAGCAGATGCGGAGCGCCTCCTCCTCACCGCCCTTCACCGTGAACGAGACCATGCCGCCGAAGCGGCGCATCTGCTTGGCGGCCACCTGGTGGCCGGGGTGCTCGGGCAGGCCGGGGTAGAAGACCTCGGTGACCTTCGAGTGCCGCAGCAGCGCCTCGGTGACCTTCTCCGTGTTGTCGCAGTGCTTCTCCATGCGGACCTCGAGGGTCTTCACGCCGCGCAGGGTCAGCCACGCGTCGAACGGGCCGGGCACCCCGCCCGCGCCGTTCTGGAGGAACCCGAACGCCTTGTCCAGCTCGTCGTCCGAGGTGATCAGCGCGCCGCCGATCACGTCGGAGTGGCCGCCGATGTACTTGGTGGTGGAGTGCAGCACGACGTCCGCGCCCAGTTCCAGCGGGCTCTGGATGTACGGCGAGGCGAAGGTGTTGTCCACCAGCAGCAGCGCGCCGACGTCGTGCGCCAACTCGGCCAGCAGCGCGATGTCGGCGATGCGGAGCACCGGGTTGGTCGGCGTCTCGATCCAGATCAGCTTGGTGTTCGGCCGGACGGCCGCGCGCACGGCGTCGACGTCGGACAGCGACACGGGCGTGTACTCGATGCCCCAGTGCGACATCACCTTGTCGAGCAGGCGGAACGTGCCGCCGTAGGCGTCGTTCGGGATGACCACGTGGTCGCCGGGGCGCAGCAGCGAGCGCAGCGCGGTGTCGGTGGCGGCCATGCCCGAGGCGAACGCGCGACCGTGCCTGCCGCCCTCCAGCGACGCCAGGCACTCCTCCAGGGCGGAGCGCGTGGGGTTTCCGGTGCGGGAGTACTCGAAGCCGCCGCGCAAACCACCGACGCCGTCCTGGGCGTAGGTGGAGGTGGCGTGGATCGGGACGATGACCGAACCAGTCGTCGGATCCGGGGCCTGCCCGGCGTGGATCGCCCTGGTCGCGAACCCGAAATTGCCCATTTCCGTCATGATCACAGCTTAGCCGGCGGTGGGACCGGTAACCACCCTGTGGGATTCGGATACCCCATACCACCCGATCCGGTGAACGGACCAACCTGCCGCGGGTCGACCCAGAAGTCTCCCATCGGCGGGTTTCATCGATGTGACGAAGGGGAAGCCAGGAACCCGGTGTGGCATCTTTTCGGTTGGGCCATCCGTTCGCACGGCGCCGGATGAGCCGGATGCCCGATCGGCACATTGGACCGAACGATCCAGCCGGTTGGCGCGAACAGACCATCGCAAGATCGTGTCTAGAACCGTTGGCAGCAATTTCGCGGCAATGCTGATCGGTGCCATGGGATTCACCGTTGGGCCTTTTGCGAAACTTTCCCCGCAGTAATCGCGAATGCTAGCGTTACCAACATCCCGTTCGAGGGACTGGGGCGTCTGGGGGATGCACGGTGTTCTGCATGGGGGCGAAAAAACACGTATGCCCGGTGATTGGTGCACGACCTGTGTCCACCGGGTCGTACCGACAGCCGTCGACACCTGACGGCGAACGCACAACATCGCGCAACTCGCGTTAATCCTTCTTAATTCGACCAAATCTGCTCAAACGCGCCGGTTCCACCGGTGCGTCGGCTCAGTGTGCCTGGAGGCGGTGTGCAAATCGACGCGGCACTGGTTCTCGAAGACGGTCGTGTCTTCCGCGGTGAGTCCTACGGCGCGGTCGGTGCCTGCCTGGGCGAGGTGGTGTTCTCCACCGGCATGACCGGGTACCAGGAGACGCTGACCGACCCGTCCTACCACCGCCAGATCGTGGTGCAGACAGCACCGCAGATCGGGAACACCGGCTGGAACGACGAGGACGGCGAATCGGGACGTGCCTGGGTCGCCGGGTACGTCGTGCGCGACCCGGCGCGGGTGCCGTCCAACTGGCGTTCGAAGCGGTCGCTGGACGACGAACTGGTCCGCCAGGGGATCGTCGGCATCGCGGGTGTGGACACCAGGATGCTGACGCGGCACCTGCGCGAGCAGGGTGCGATGCGCGCCGGCGTGTTCTCGGGCAGCCACCTCGCGTCGGCGGCCGAGATGGTCGCCAGGGTGCTGGACTCCCCCCGGATGGCGGGCGCGGACCTCGCGAGTGACGTGACCACACCGGAGTCGTACGTCGTGAAAGCACTGGGGGAACGGCGTTTCCGGGTCGCCGCACTGGATCTGGGCATCAAGTCGAACACCCCGAGGATGCTGGCCGCTCGCGGTGTCGAGGTGCACGTGCTGCCGCTGACGTCCACAATGGACGACCTGCTGGCGGTCGCGCCGGACGGGGTGTTCCTGTCCAACGGGCCGGGCGACCCGGCTACGCAGACGCACGCGGTCGAGCTGACGAGGTCGGTGCTGGAGCGGCGGATCCCGTTGTTCGGGATCTGCTTCGGCAACCAGATCCTGGGCCGCGCGCTGGGCCGCGACACGTACAAGATGCGCTACGGCCACCGCGGCATCAACATCCCGGTGATCGACGTGGCGACCGGCAAGGTCGCGATCACGTCGCAGAACCACGGTTTCGCGCTGGAAGGCGAGCCCGGCGAGGAGTTCTCCTCGGACTTCGGCCGCGTCCTGCTGAGCCACTACTGCCCGAACGACAACACGATCGAGGGCGTCCGCGCGCTCGACGTGCCCGCGTTCAGCGTGCAGTACCACCCCGAGGCCGCGGCCGGTCCGCACGACGCCGCGACGTTGTTCGACGAGTTCTGCGACCTGATGTCCCGCCATGCCGGTGCGAACCTGATGAGCGAGGCCCGCTGATGCCGAAGCGCACTGACATCAAGCACGTCCTGGTGATCGGGTCCGGCCCGATCGTCATCGGCCAGGCGTGCGAGTTCGACTACTCCGGCACCCAGGCCTGCCGGGTGCTGCGGGAGGAGGGCATCCGGGTCTCGCTGGT
This window contains:
- a CDS encoding glutamine synthetase family protein, producing the protein MRHAIVGDKTQAVDRFIRDNSIETVELAVVDMMGAIRGKRVPAAIFRQGGEFAMSSGVFCLDHGLDVLPPVGRYSWASGYPDVFLVPDLTTLRLVPWRPGAALVFCDVVDRAGEPDPLDPRHVLRRAQDQVRQAGFDPVVGLETEFYLLDPDTLLPRHSRNPIYSLHDDSYLWPVIRDVRAALEAVGVVVEASGAEYGAGQVEITLDHSAPLVAADDLLFFRYAVKQTAAVHGYLATFMAKPRAGSSGSGLHVHQSLRRRDTGRNAFWDEESAGLGEEALSYLAGLLRHAAETCHVAVPTPNGYKRSVGYSFAPTHATWGFDHRSVAVRALVHGDGGTRLEHRVAAADANPHLLVATQLLAGLAGLEEQLEPPPAATTDVYAGNDAEPLPRSAAEAVIRLDSSKFARSALGEEVTALLCLLGRAEQAAADAEVTDWERRRYLESV
- a CDS encoding nitroreductase family deazaflavin-dependent oxidoreductase codes for the protein MAVADDLDRATDSQWDWVAEHTRGYLASGGTEGHESNGVLTLVLATTGRKTGIARRTCLIYGTEGEDFVVVASKGGADDDPAWFKNLQADPSVGVQVGTRRFTAHARVASPAEREVLWARMAAIFPLYEEYAEKTQREIPIVLLTPRD
- a CDS encoding tannase/feruloyl esterase family alpha/beta hydrolase — encoded protein: MTSGYGLQYWEQWVRYVLTRDPGHDSLDVDPRDPGKWLDRISRLSTLEDRNDVDLPPFARASGKLILLHGAADELVSHLSTNDYYQRVRHLLGPVSARESTRYYVVPGANHANFGTPAFAAGWDSLSALERWVERGRPPVNPVVADVNHDRTRPLCEYPTWPRYRGGDADSASSFTCTR
- a CDS encoding TetR/AcrR family transcriptional regulator, producing the protein MAGTPRPRPTGPRRPNARGQGELLRDEIVASAVRMLDELADDEALSLRAVARALSISPTSVYLYFPDRDALVLAAMQHCHDEMLATAARAETGHETPASRLRARILAQAAWAQEHPGLYKVMHESKASRRPGMPFKEVLLTRTAQAVQECMEAGTAPPDDALTVALDLRAAVIGMLSLRINEPNLPWPPVEQQIDRFLTKLVGLATPTAR
- a CDS encoding heme-binding protein, whose translation is MPVTLDEAHELIRSAHRRADELGARVTVAVVDEGGHLQALGRMDGAPPLSAEIATHKAASVALVRRDGAELRRMQEAWPAFFTQLDRAAGRPILAGAGSMLIRRADSVLGAVAVSGGLPQHDDDCAEAGLAGLSG
- a CDS encoding dienelactone hydrolase family protein — protein: MFRTALVLLGVMACLTGPPPVAARGAMPDCAAFAVLGDARSVGGATWTYRSTDEGVRYALEGVLFTPEGAGPHPAVVISHGRNGDAGTYSARIARTVVGWGVVAIATNYTHAPDAVDRGNAPDGPDGASQANVERAEKTRQLLTCVGVVDMARVAAHGNSMGAFVTIRLLGTHPGVFRAASHTSGGIGPTDPLLAARITTPYQVHHGDADTVVPLSWDQALARILTDSGTPNALHVHAGRGHPDLAHDPLVLSQVREWYRAHGVLRD
- a CDS encoding PHP domain-containing protein; translation: MLPADGHVHSEWSWEAGEGSMRLACARAVDLGLPAISFTEHGDLTTWTVGSGLVPRLPECFRARLGADGLLRPPDLDVPGYLDAVRRCRELFPGLVIRTGVELSEPHWHADRVADLLAGGDFERVLGSVHSIRTPEGDVMVDELLTTRPADETVRAYLAEVLRMVESCDAFQVLAHLDYPVRSWPASAGPYDARAHEVEVRAVLRALADSGRALEVNTTAPSDGEVVGWWREEGGTAVSFGSDAHAPAKVARRFAETAELVRGKGFEPGPSDFWVRVD
- a CDS encoding NucA/NucB deoxyribonuclease domain-containing protein, translating into MTTGRVSMGRAALYAVSGGFLTVAFGVLGAQDADAAAKPPAVKPPVVVPKAVEAAAKPAAKKAPATEAKRVAKPKPLAQKTTKPKPVPKPQAKRVPKPKPRLVPVPQAKRIPKPKPVLKPKAVPKPAALVKQAARTQPKPITQAKRAPKTTKPFTTKPAAAKQASKPKAAKPLPQSVRLAEAAAERQAKTDRQFQDKKQKATQELQRTASARAAYAESQRGGAPGSGLTRRIAEAKQKQVRPAHETPLRQVAAVKQAPAPRPEPERRKPNSQLDRAEDQAERQALTERQFQELHAVNGQPLRTPSAASLNAPIVPPRLVPVTTTGQAAGEAQRVFWSSPTGRRATGEIASLAARTLDNPADAAIDAGTSLVGGLVEAVGAVTGNDTVKAAGQVTQAISDEIGDGVGDAVMQAGVDARNEAYRQAEAEDGTKYAYEVYVSSSRHPESALHVTQAQNGVVWQGGTWTSETAKPKLLTLDRGGAKKRRQQSLQGIKPGSKVGRPGDDRDEYPFAVSAEGGKQPDGSRSSVKYIPEKDNSGAGGRLPSQLRPLGNGDQFLVLTTD